From one Gemmatimonadales bacterium genomic stretch:
- the ispE gene encoding 4-(cytidine 5'-diphospho)-2-C-methyl-D-erythritol kinase has translation MTARLAVTAPAKINLWLRVFGRDAKGYHAIESLFQLISIADELVVERTASGVTLAGAPEALGPVDENLIVRAARGFLRAAGASGGVAIMLSKRIPWNAGLGGASSDAAATLLAMNRLHADRLTPGDLIELGASLGSDVPFFLTGAPLALGWGRGERLLGLPPLPALPLLIVPPPAPVKTAEAYAWIDKDRAAEHTGEFAAVVPANALGSWEEVRRRSHNDFEPVVAGRLPQIGHWLDRLRETDAFLVRLAGSGGAMVALYETAPARDAAWRRLGADERMLRGETLTAAPEMRLEN, from the coding sequence GTGACGGCGCGCCTGGCCGTGACTGCGCCGGCCAAGATCAACCTCTGGCTGCGCGTGTTCGGGCGGGACGCCAAGGGCTACCACGCCATCGAGTCGCTGTTCCAGCTGATCAGCATCGCGGACGAGCTGGTGGTGGAGCGCACCGCGTCCGGCGTGACGCTCGCGGGCGCGCCCGAGGCGTTAGGGCCGGTGGACGAGAACCTGATCGTGCGGGCGGCGCGCGGGTTTCTGCGCGCGGCCGGAGCGTCCGGCGGCGTCGCGATCATGCTGAGTAAACGCATCCCATGGAACGCCGGGCTGGGCGGCGCGTCCTCCGACGCGGCGGCGACGCTCCTCGCCATGAACCGTCTCCACGCGGACCGGCTGACTCCTGGTGACCTGATCGAGCTGGGTGCGTCGCTCGGCAGCGACGTGCCCTTCTTCCTGACCGGCGCGCCGCTCGCGCTGGGCTGGGGCCGCGGCGAGCGTTTGCTCGGGCTGCCGCCGCTGCCCGCGCTTCCGCTGCTCATCGTTCCTCCGCCGGCGCCGGTGAAGACGGCGGAGGCATACGCCTGGATAGACAAGGACCGCGCCGCCGAGCACACCGGTGAGTTCGCGGCGGTGGTGCCGGCCAACGCGCTCGGCTCGTGGGAGGAGGTCCGGCGGCGTTCGCACAACGACTTCGAGCCGGTGGTCGCCGGCCGGTTGCCGCAGATCGGGCACTGGCTCGACCGGCTGCGAGAGACGGACGCGTTCCTGGTGCGCCTGGCGGGGAGCGGCGGCGCGATGGTGGCGCTGTACGAAACGGCGCCGGCGCGGGACGCCGCGTGGCGGCGGCTGGGAGCGGACGAGCGGATGCTGCGGGGCGAGACGCTGACGGCGGCGCCGGAGATGCGGCTCGAGAACTGA